One window of the Arthrobacter sp. D5-1 genome contains the following:
- a CDS encoding acetoacetate decarboxylase family protein, translating to MKNLTELAAPLLKLLPSPVPRRQERLRGQHAFADGIKYVMPVNSDDSPVLMAAFPINKRAAAAALPGSEMRPFTLGGKGLLVVTVVNYKSTDIGKYIEYSLAIAITHGSRPAPPILPLLFQKTFKLGQFVVDLPVSTEVSVKGGKGIWGMPKHQANLDFVVTDTTVSAQYDKDGQLGCYFEIERPAGPGATQLPLKLAASNYCVFRNMLWKSDIYFEATGDIALGAQAKARLILGDAPGVEPLRDLQVESKPVFTAWLPQAHGVLDDHYEAWFLTAPTQLEAVALRGGDMMDSVVDLGQGQEWLAPPDRSRVPGAAAPSADSRGGVQ from the coding sequence ATGAAAAACCTCACCGAACTGGCCGCACCCTTGCTCAAGCTCCTCCCGTCCCCGGTTCCGCGGAGGCAAGAACGGCTTCGCGGACAGCATGCGTTCGCGGACGGGATCAAATACGTCATGCCGGTCAATTCCGACGACTCACCGGTGTTGATGGCGGCCTTTCCCATCAACAAGCGGGCAGCCGCCGCTGCGCTCCCCGGTTCGGAAATGCGGCCGTTCACCCTCGGCGGCAAAGGGCTCCTGGTGGTGACAGTGGTCAACTACAAATCCACGGACATCGGCAAGTACATCGAGTACTCCCTGGCCATCGCCATCACCCACGGCAGCAGGCCTGCCCCGCCCATCCTTCCCCTGCTTTTCCAAAAGACGTTCAAGCTCGGCCAGTTCGTAGTGGACCTGCCCGTCAGTACCGAAGTTTCCGTGAAAGGGGGCAAAGGAATCTGGGGCATGCCCAAGCACCAGGCCAATCTGGACTTCGTGGTTACGGACACCACCGTGTCAGCCCAATACGACAAGGACGGCCAGTTGGGTTGCTACTTCGAAATTGAACGGCCGGCCGGACCAGGGGCAACCCAGCTTCCCCTCAAACTTGCCGCGTCCAACTACTGTGTGTTCCGGAACATGCTCTGGAAATCGGACATCTACTTCGAAGCCACCGGGGACATCGCCCTCGGCGCCCAGGCCAAGGCGCGGCTCATCCTCGGTGACGCGCCCGGCGTCGAGCCTTTAAGGGACCTGCAGGTAGAGAGCAAACCGGTGTTCACCGCCTGGCTGCCCCAAGCCCACGGGGTCCTGGATGACCACTACGAAGCGTGGTTCCTCACGGCTCCCACCCAACTGGAGGCCGTGGCCCTTCGCGGCGGGGACATGATGGACAGCGTGGTGGACCTGGGCCAAGGGCAGGAATGGCTGGCGCCACCGGACCGGAGCCGGGTCCCGGGCGCTGCCGCACCAAGTGCCGACTCCCGTGGTGGTGTCCAGTGA
- a CDS encoding alpha/beta fold hydrolase: MIITRAEHRTEVIPLRARDNTPLSLVHVTSPLEAVKGPVILVHGSGVRAELFRPPVRTTIVDVLLEDGWDVWMLNWRASIDLDPLSWTLADAAVYDHPAAVEHVLNATGAETMKAVIHCQGSTSFTMSAVAGLLPQVDTIVSNAVSLHPVVPAFSRLKINYLTPVVKAFTPYLSPAWGYKSQGYFTRAIRGLVKATHHECDNTVCKMVSFTYGSGRPALWSHENLDDATHQWLTGEFAEVPVTFFEEMGRSIKAGHMVAAGDHPELPDNLVAEAPQTDARFAFIAGLDNLCFLPESQQRTYEFFQKHRPGKDSLHLIPGYGHLDVFFGDHAWQDTFPIIVDELNRNPESKP; encoded by the coding sequence ATGATCATCACCCGTGCCGAGCACAGGACCGAGGTCATTCCTCTCCGTGCCCGGGACAACACGCCCTTGAGCCTGGTCCACGTCACCTCACCCCTTGAAGCGGTCAAGGGGCCGGTGATCCTGGTTCACGGTTCCGGAGTGCGGGCCGAGCTGTTCAGGCCGCCGGTCCGCACCACCATCGTCGATGTCCTCCTCGAAGACGGGTGGGATGTTTGGATGCTGAACTGGCGGGCATCGATCGACCTTGATCCCCTGTCCTGGACGCTTGCCGATGCCGCCGTGTACGACCATCCTGCTGCCGTCGAGCACGTCCTGAACGCTACCGGCGCGGAGACCATGAAAGCCGTCATCCATTGCCAGGGCTCTACGTCGTTCACGATGTCGGCCGTGGCGGGGCTGCTGCCGCAGGTGGACACCATCGTGTCCAACGCGGTGTCCCTGCACCCCGTAGTGCCGGCGTTCTCGCGGCTGAAAATCAACTACCTCACGCCCGTAGTCAAAGCCTTCACGCCGTACCTGTCGCCGGCGTGGGGGTACAAGTCCCAGGGCTACTTCACCCGGGCCATCCGGGGCCTGGTCAAAGCCACCCACCATGAGTGCGACAACACTGTCTGCAAGATGGTCAGCTTCACCTACGGCAGCGGCCGCCCCGCCCTCTGGTCCCATGAGAACCTCGACGACGCCACCCACCAATGGCTCACCGGCGAGTTCGCCGAGGTGCCCGTGACGTTCTTCGAGGAAATGGGCCGCAGCATCAAGGCCGGGCACATGGTGGCCGCCGGCGACCATCCGGAATTGCCGGACAACCTGGTGGCCGAAGCCCCCCAGACCGATGCGAGGTTCGCATTCATCGCAGGTCTGGACAACCTGTGTTTCCTGCCCGAAAGCCAGCAACGCACCTACGAATTCTTCCAAAAGCACCGCCCCGGGAAGGATTCACTCCACCTCATCCCCGGGTACGGCCACCTGGACGTCTTTTTCGGCGACCACGCCTGGCAGGACACCTTCCCCATCATCGTCGACGAGCTGAACCGAAACCCGGAGTCGAAGCCATGA